A window of Arcobacter acticola genomic DNA:
TATTGTGGTTGTTTATTTGGTTTAAGTGCCCAGAGAGTTGCTCAAGATAAGATTATGGATGAAATGTTTAATCCTATTTCAAATCAAATTTTACCTGAGTCTATTGAAGAAAGACTTGAGCTTTATAAAAGAAGAAATGAATTAGAAGAGGAAGGTGCAAACTATAAAATCATCAAACAAAGATTTCTAAATTATAGACTAATGAGCGCTAAAGTAATTGTTGCAAAACAAATTGTTCCATCTTATATTTTATGTTATTCAACTATAAATAGAAATAAAACAAACGGAAGAATTGAGTATGAGAAAGATGGAATCAACTATTTAAATAGAGATGAAGTTAAAATCATTGATATTACAACATTTAATCTATTTGCAGATACTTCATATAAAAATGTAAAAGAGCTTATGTATTCTCCTTTGAGTTTTCAAAAAGAGTTAGAAATCAGAAATCTTATTATAAAAAATCCTTACGATTTAAGTGCATTAATTGTTCTTGATGAAATAAAAAATGAAAAATATGAGATAGAAATAAACGCTGAAACTTATGAAGATATAAAAGAAGAAATTATATGAAACTTTTAGTTTGCGCCATGGAGGCTTCATCAAATATTCACTTAAAAGAGTTAAAAAAATATTTAAGTGATGATGTTGAACTTTATGGTGTTTTTGATAAAGAGTTGGGAAATCCTCTTTATGATTTAACTTCTTTGGCAATTATGGGTTTTGTTGATGCTTTAAAAAAGTTAAGATTTTTTTTTAAACTAAGAGATGAGTTCGTAAAACTTGCAGCTTCTTGCGATAAAGTTTTACTAATGGATAGTTCAGGATTTAATCTACCACTTGCAAAAAAATTAAGAGAAACTTATCCAGATAAAGAGATTATATATTATATTTTACCTCAAGCTTGGGCTTGGAAAAAAGGAAGAGTTGCAAAGCTAGAGAAGTATTGTTCTAAACTTTGCTCAATAATTCCTTTTGAAGGTGAAATGTATAGTGATAAAAATAAACTTACTTATGTGGGACACCCTCTTTTAGACGAAATAAAAGAGTTTAAACAAGAACTATCAAATACAAATAAAATAGCTTTTATGCCAGGAAGTAGGAAAACAGAAATCACAAATCTTATGCCAATTTTTAGAGAATTGATAAATAAAATACCAAATAAAGAGTACGTTTTAATAATTCCTGCAAAATTTGATGATGCTTATATTAAAAAAATATATGGTGATATTTCAGAGTTTACAATTTCTAAAAATACACATGAAGCGCTTATTGATTCTGAATATGCATTTATTTGTTCAGGAACGGCTACTTTAGAAGCTGCACTTATTGGAACTCCTTTTACACTTTCTTATATTGCTAAGAGATTTGATTTTTTTATAGGAAAATTATTTGTAAAATTAAATTACATTGGACTTGCAAATATATTTTTTGAAAAAATGGGGAAATCAGCTCTTCATAGTGAATTTTTACAAGAAAATGTGACTGTAGATAATCTACTAAATGATTATAATAATTTGGATAAAAAATCATTTTTTAACAATTCTAAATTACTAAGAGACTATC
This region includes:
- a CDS encoding epoxyqueuosine reductase QueH, translating into MLVHICCAVDSHYFLERIQEEFPEEKLVGYFYDPNIHPYSEYRLRYLDVEYSCKKLGIPLIEGAYNLEEWLKKVKGMEHLPEKGDRCTVCYDDRLDTTVQKAQELGHNKFTTTLLISPKKSQEKLEKIGNNLSSLTGLEFIYRDYKAGNGAEIQGQKVKENSLYRQNYCGCLFGLSAQRVAQDKIMDEMFNPISNQILPESIEERLELYKRRNELEEEGANYKIIKQRFLNYRLMSAKVIVAKQIVPSYILCYSTINRNKTNGRIEYEKDGINYLNRDEVKIIDITTFNLFADTSYKNVKELMYSPLSFQKELEIRNLIIKNPYDLSALIVLDEIKNEKYEIEINAETYEDIKEEII
- the lpxB gene encoding lipid-A-disaccharide synthase; this encodes MKLLVCAMEASSNIHLKELKKYLSDDVELYGVFDKELGNPLYDLTSLAIMGFVDALKKLRFFFKLRDEFVKLAASCDKVLLMDSSGFNLPLAKKLRETYPDKEIIYYILPQAWAWKKGRVAKLEKYCSKLCSIIPFEGEMYSDKNKLTYVGHPLLDEIKEFKQELSNTNKIAFMPGSRKTEITNLMPIFRELINKIPNKEYVLIIPAKFDDAYIKKIYGDISEFTISKNTHEALIDSEYAFICSGTATLEAALIGTPFTLSYIAKRFDFFIGKLFVKLNYIGLANIFFEKMGKSALHSEFLQENVTVDNLLNDYNNLDKKSFFNNSKLLRDYLKNGSSQNVAKIIQN